A single Cryptosporangium phraense DNA region contains:
- a CDS encoding glycoside hydrolase family 16 protein: protein MDRALSRGRWRVVALFTVALTALVGGAVVAQQPAHAAAWNLVWADEFNGSGAPSSANWNYNVGNGLNPGLNAFDGWGNGEWDWYRPENCTQSGGNLVMRANWLTTPITVNGRNFYQTSCRMTTDTKRSFQYGRIEARMALPTAAGSWPAFWMLGDACDETSTGAYNPAQTYYDRLPTNWASCGEVDIMEHANANATVTNNIFWDLRTGVFPWTAGQNANYVANPAVNNASAFHVYAIEWTAAQIRWYVDGAQTHVIDTTPATLEEFRKPFHIIFNLALGGTYPGQNPVQSQFPFTASIDYVRYYQAG, encoded by the coding sequence GTGGACCGCGCACTGTCACGCGGTCGCTGGCGCGTCGTGGCCCTTTTCACCGTGGCCCTCACTGCACTCGTCGGCGGCGCGGTCGTCGCGCAGCAGCCCGCCCACGCCGCGGCGTGGAACCTCGTGTGGGCCGACGAGTTCAACGGCTCCGGCGCGCCCAGCAGCGCCAACTGGAACTACAACGTCGGCAATGGACTCAACCCCGGACTCAATGCTTTCGACGGCTGGGGTAATGGCGAGTGGGACTGGTACCGGCCCGAGAATTGCACGCAGTCCGGCGGCAACCTCGTCATGCGCGCCAACTGGCTCACGACGCCGATCACGGTCAACGGCCGCAACTTCTACCAGACTTCGTGCCGCATGACGACGGACACGAAGAGGTCCTTCCAGTACGGCCGCATCGAGGCGCGGATGGCGCTCCCGACCGCCGCCGGCTCATGGCCCGCCTTCTGGATGCTCGGTGACGCGTGCGACGAGACGTCCACGGGTGCCTACAACCCGGCGCAGACCTACTACGACCGCCTGCCCACCAACTGGGCCAGTTGCGGCGAGGTCGACATCATGGAACACGCGAACGCGAACGCGACCGTGACGAACAACATCTTTTGGGATCTCCGCACCGGAGTGTTCCCGTGGACGGCGGGCCAGAACGCCAACTACGTCGCCAACCCTGCCGTCAACAACGCTTCGGCGTTCCACGTCTACGCGATCGAGTGGACGGCCGCGCAGATCCGCTGGTACGTCGACGGCGCGCAAACGCACGTGATCGACACGACGCCGGCAACCTTGGAGGAGTTCCGTAAGCCGTTCCACATCATTTTCAATTTGGCGCTGGGCGGCACGTACCCCGGGCAGAACCCCGTGCAGAGCCAGTTCCCGTTTACCGCGTCGATCGACTACGTGCGCTACTACCAGGCTGGATGA
- a CDS encoding DUF6119 family protein yields MSLDGRSDSGERVAKLRFNCYLLRDGLSEPVLALRAKYRPGGSQPMDPLPVTGSAPVGMVAYFRARSEKSPPWASALAEYFPGLSQAMNMSNRFVIFLPVDGRFFAVCFGYGSSTLDWAKVEANFGLRFAARRLEPDGLSDFRSRRVGASSRTQSVQIPFGGGLRDFDVPLDGEFVRKLAGRLNSDGIEIGESGIFIATDSIAFKAETNLNEIAEALRSMLEEVERLQPTEELQFVDALVPLRSKDPLVEDLETLLAAAIFPTSAQSIRRHLKDQRLAQLSEYVLEFSPPDSVNMDTVDHMQIFRGRDEDGASEVLDSASLSGLEIALGNMGGRYGRASLRSVRLMAIGDDGEPASGMMPLRDWLVFEVGTADTRYILTLGKWFSLDEDYTQRLNSDLSEIDHVTSILALPDWPRHLSETQYNAQVSKADLLCLDTVDVRPGDGDEVESCDFLHRDGYLIHVKKYSGSQTLSHLFSQGLVSAQLLASDNIYRKNFNEAVRQLDPSFLTTAEATPKFVTYAIGHVKNRSLPDDLPTFSKVNLRDFARRLRLSQVRPSLCRIQIV; encoded by the coding sequence GTGAGCTTAGATGGCCGATCGGACTCGGGGGAGCGCGTGGCAAAACTTCGGTTCAATTGCTATCTACTTCGTGACGGACTTAGTGAGCCCGTACTTGCGCTGCGTGCCAAGTATCGCCCCGGCGGCAGTCAACCGATGGATCCCCTCCCCGTAACCGGTAGCGCCCCAGTTGGCATGGTGGCCTATTTTCGCGCACGGTCGGAGAAATCCCCGCCATGGGCAAGTGCGCTCGCTGAATACTTCCCGGGGCTAAGCCAAGCGATGAATATGTCAAATCGTTTTGTCATATTCTTGCCTGTTGACGGGAGATTCTTCGCTGTCTGCTTCGGCTACGGGAGTTCTACGCTCGATTGGGCGAAAGTAGAGGCAAACTTTGGCTTGAGGTTCGCGGCGAGACGGCTAGAACCAGACGGTTTGAGCGATTTTCGCAGCCGTCGTGTCGGTGCATCCAGCCGAACTCAGTCCGTCCAAATACCATTTGGCGGTGGACTACGAGACTTTGATGTTCCGCTCGACGGAGAGTTCGTGCGAAAGCTCGCAGGAAGGCTCAACTCAGACGGAATTGAAATTGGTGAAAGCGGAATCTTTATCGCCACAGACTCGATTGCCTTCAAAGCTGAGACGAACTTGAACGAGATCGCCGAGGCGCTTAGATCTATGCTAGAAGAGGTGGAACGGCTTCAGCCCACTGAGGAACTTCAATTCGTCGATGCGCTCGTTCCGCTGCGGTCGAAAGATCCTCTCGTCGAGGATTTGGAGACCCTGCTTGCTGCGGCGATTTTTCCAACTTCCGCGCAATCAATACGTAGGCATCTCAAAGACCAGAGACTGGCACAACTCTCTGAGTACGTGCTTGAGTTCTCACCTCCCGATTCAGTTAATATGGACACCGTAGATCATATGCAAATATTCCGCGGGAGGGATGAGGATGGGGCATCCGAAGTACTCGATTCAGCATCGCTGAGTGGGCTGGAAATAGCGCTCGGAAACATGGGCGGACGGTACGGTCGGGCGTCGCTCCGCAGTGTTCGGCTTATGGCCATCGGGGATGACGGCGAGCCGGCAAGCGGAATGATGCCACTCCGCGACTGGCTCGTATTTGAGGTTGGAACGGCCGATACACGCTACATCTTGACCCTTGGCAAATGGTTCTCGCTAGACGAGGACTATACGCAACGACTGAATTCCGATCTCAGCGAGATCGACCACGTGACTTCGATACTTGCTCTCCCCGATTGGCCTAGGCACTTGTCGGAGACTCAGTACAATGCACAGGTATCGAAGGCCGATCTACTCTGCCTAGACACGGTTGACGTCCGGCCTGGCGACGGTGATGAAGTCGAGTCGTGCGATTTCCTTCACAGAGACGGCTACCTTATCCATGTCAAAAAATACTCTGGGAGTCAGACGCTGAGTCATCTGTTCTCACAAGGCTTGGTGTCTGCTCAACTGTTGGCTAGCGACAATATCTACCGGAAGAACTTCAACGAGGCGGTTCGACAGCTGGATCCGTCATTCCTCACTACTGCTGAGGCGACACCGAAGTTCGTCACTTACGCGATTGGGCATGTGAAAAATCGGTCCCTGCCAGATGACTTGCCTACATTCAGCAAAGTGAATTTGCGCGACTTCGCGAGGAGACTGCGACTCAGTCAAGTCCGCCCATCGCTGTGTCGCATTCAGATAGTTTGA
- a CDS encoding GntR family transcriptional regulator produces the protein MGRPTAWRAYVHIAEVLRRRVSDGTLSAGSLLPSEAALSTEFGVVRNTVRRALGALESEGLIETLPGRGRIVKAPGADSTPGLAYRRIAADLRGAIERGDYKSGAHLPSESSLTMTYGVSRGTARQALAELATAGLVESIQGRGWFVRAP, from the coding sequence GTGGGACGACCGACCGCATGGCGTGCGTACGTCCACATTGCCGAGGTGCTTCGTCGGCGGGTGTCGGACGGCACACTCTCCGCAGGCTCGCTTCTGCCGTCCGAGGCCGCGCTGAGTACTGAGTTCGGCGTCGTGCGCAACACGGTCCGCCGCGCCCTAGGAGCTCTGGAGTCCGAAGGGCTGATCGAGACGCTGCCGGGGCGCGGACGCATTGTGAAGGCGCCTGGAGCGGACTCGACACCCGGCCTGGCCTACCGACGCATCGCCGCGGACCTCCGTGGTGCGATCGAGCGAGGCGACTACAAATCCGGCGCTCATCTGCCGTCCGAATCGTCGCTGACGATGACCTACGGCGTCTCCCGAGGCACCGCCCGCCAAGCCCTCGCCGAACTGGCTACGGCCGGCCTGGTCGAGTCGATCCAAGGCAGAGGCTGGTTCGTCCGGGCCCCCTGA
- a CDS encoding XRE family transcriptional regulator, with amino-acid sequence MVNDTLRRALADSRLRDVDVASRLGVDPKTVQRWVAGRIPHARHRWGLADMVGKHENDLWPHLEHLAGGASQETVAVYPHRGSVPPTVWRSLFGVARDRIDVLVYSGLFLVEDVELMRLITSRARAGVRVRMAFGDPDSPFVRSRGAEEGIDDALGAKVRSALVLCRPLLDAPNVEIRRHATVLYNSLYRADDEVLVNAHVYGVGASHAPVFHLRSTGPESMTATYLESFERVWAIAEPTV; translated from the coding sequence ATGGTGAACGACACGCTGCGGCGCGCGCTCGCTGACTCGCGTCTCCGAGACGTTGACGTCGCGTCTCGTTTGGGCGTCGATCCCAAGACTGTGCAGCGTTGGGTAGCCGGCCGCATCCCCCATGCTCGTCACCGTTGGGGGCTGGCCGACATGGTCGGCAAGCATGAGAACGATCTGTGGCCACACCTAGAGCACCTGGCCGGTGGAGCTTCGCAGGAGACGGTAGCGGTTTACCCCCATCGGGGTTCGGTCCCGCCGACGGTGTGGCGCTCGTTGTTCGGTGTCGCGCGTGATCGCATCGATGTCTTGGTCTACAGCGGCTTGTTCCTCGTCGAGGACGTCGAGCTGATGCGCCTGATCACCTCGCGGGCACGCGCCGGCGTCCGGGTGCGAATGGCGTTCGGCGACCCGGACAGCCCCTTCGTGCGCTCCCGTGGCGCGGAGGAAGGCATCGACGACGCCCTTGGCGCGAAGGTCCGTAGCGCGTTGGTGCTCTGCCGGCCGTTGCTTGACGCGCCGAACGTGGAGATCCGACGGCACGCCACCGTCCTCTACAACTCGCTCTACCGAGCGGACGACGAGGTACTCGTTAATGCCCATGTCTACGGCGTCGGCGCGTCACATGCGCCCGTGTTTCACCTGCGCTCGACCGGGCCGGAATCGATGACCGCGACTTACCTGGAGAGTTTCGAACGAGTCTGGGCTATCGCGGAGCCCACGGTGTAG
- a CDS encoding DUF6082 family protein, translated as MILTLGLIALLAAPIALTVPAELPGFDWQKVGAVGEAYGGVSALLSGAALIGVIVSTRQQSRQIRLARAQANRTLHFELIRYVIENPKRYAPYWGIPPNGAEAVAESAYINQILNFLRFGIESESFPVGEAKGVLKEVLAGEEGRRYWESRRSGWLELVADEDGRRFISLVDEAYDELAAHYKALPPPRDGRRSPAAPLVFLGAATIGAIALRALRRR; from the coding sequence ATGATTCTAACGCTAGGGCTGATTGCGCTTCTGGCTGCCCCGATCGCCCTGACCGTACCAGCCGAACTACCGGGATTTGATTGGCAAAAGGTCGGCGCCGTTGGCGAAGCCTACGGCGGTGTATCCGCACTTCTTTCGGGGGCCGCGCTGATTGGCGTGATTGTATCCACTCGCCAACAGTCACGACAAATTCGCCTAGCCCGAGCGCAAGCGAATAGAACACTTCATTTCGAGTTGATTCGCTACGTGATTGAAAACCCAAAAAGGTATGCCCCCTACTGGGGTATACCTCCGAACGGCGCAGAGGCGGTGGCTGAGTCCGCATATATTAACCAGATCCTCAATTTTCTGCGCTTCGGTATTGAGTCGGAATCGTTTCCTGTTGGAGAAGCTAAGGGCGTTCTTAAAGAGGTTCTTGCGGGGGAGGAGGGCCGCCGATACTGGGAATCCCGGCGGAGCGGTTGGCTTGAACTCGTCGCGGACGAAGATGGCCGCCGTTTTATCTCTTTGGTCGATGAGGCGTACGACGAGCTAGCTGCGCATTATAAGGCGTTACCTCCGCCGCGCGACGGGCGTCGAAGCCCTGCCGCCCCGCTTGTCTTCCTCGGCGCGGCGACGATCGGAGCGATAGCGCTGCGGGCGCTTCGCCGCAGGTAG
- a CDS encoding DUF5919 domain-containing protein yields MANERLRAALLEQGLTPDSVAAVAGVDPKTAERWVTQARIPYRRHRYLVAALLRLDENYLWPDALTPEQAADASESEIVTVYPHRWAVPRDSWGRLFRTAESEISVLVYAGTFLADDNGMVRLFADKADAGVRVRLLLGDPDSPHVAQRGADEGIDDGMSARIRTALALYRPLRSRDNVEISLHDTTLYNSIYRADDELYVNTHIYGSPAGNAPVLHLRKVAGGSMVTTYLESFERVWAESRRVE; encoded by the coding sequence ATGGCAAACGAGCGGCTGCGGGCAGCACTGTTAGAGCAGGGATTGACCCCCGACAGCGTCGCCGCGGTGGCCGGCGTCGATCCGAAGACCGCGGAGCGCTGGGTCACCCAAGCGCGCATTCCCTACCGGCGCCATCGGTACCTCGTCGCTGCGCTGCTTAGGCTCGACGAGAACTATCTGTGGCCGGACGCGCTCACTCCTGAGCAGGCTGCGGACGCGTCGGAGAGCGAAATCGTCACGGTCTACCCGCACCGCTGGGCGGTGCCGCGTGATTCGTGGGGCCGGCTCTTCCGGACGGCCGAGAGCGAGATCAGCGTGCTGGTCTACGCAGGCACGTTCCTCGCGGACGACAACGGCATGGTGCGACTGTTCGCCGATAAGGCCGACGCAGGCGTCCGAGTCCGCCTCCTACTCGGCGACCCGGACAGCCCGCACGTCGCGCAACGCGGCGCCGATGAGGGCATCGACGACGGGATGTCCGCCCGTATCCGTACCGCACTAGCGCTCTACCGGCCGCTACGCAGCCGCGACAACGTCGAGATCAGCTTGCACGACACGACGCTCTACAACTCCATCTACCGGGCCGACGACGAGCTCTACGTCAACACCCACATCTACGGCTCACCCGCGGGCAACGCGCCCGTGCTCCACCTGCGCAAGGTCGCAGGGGGCAGCATGGTCACCACGTACTTGGAGAGCTTCGAACGCGTCTGGGCCGAGTCCCGTCGCGTCGAGTAG
- a CDS encoding HD domain-containing protein: MGHVQVGWARALAESLLAEPLPRRWAHSQGVGAQAETLRSILGSDADLLVSAAWLHDIGYAPSLVATDFHPIDGARYLRDVEYADEMLCRLVAHHTCACIEAEERGLSAEMDEFDAPPSDLADALIYCDMTTGPSGERMDVSNRLAEIDGRYGPDHLVSRSIRRATPALVAAVRATADRLGRLSTDQ; this comes from the coding sequence GTGGGACATGTGCAGGTCGGTTGGGCGCGAGCGCTCGCGGAGTCGTTGCTAGCGGAGCCGCTGCCTCGGCGATGGGCCCACTCCCAGGGGGTCGGCGCTCAGGCCGAGACGCTCCGCTCGATCCTTGGGTCCGATGCCGATCTTCTGGTCAGCGCCGCATGGCTGCACGACATCGGATACGCGCCCTCGCTCGTCGCGACGGACTTCCATCCGATCGATGGCGCCCGTTATCTACGCGACGTAGAATACGCGGACGAGATGCTATGCCGCCTGGTTGCTCACCACACGTGCGCATGCATCGAGGCGGAGGAACGCGGACTGTCCGCTGAGATGGACGAGTTTGACGCGCCGCCCAGCGATCTTGCCGATGCACTGATCTACTGCGATATGACGACCGGCCCATCCGGCGAACGCATGGACGTATCTAACCGGCTCGCTGAAATTGATGGCCGCTACGGTCCAGATCATTTGGTGAGCCGCTCCATCCGCCGTGCGACGCCGGCCCTCGTCGCTGCGGTCAGAGCAACGGCTGATCGTCTGGGGAGACTAAGTACCGACCAGTGA
- a CDS encoding FtsK/SpoIIIE domain-containing protein has protein sequence MRRRDYRRARRQLRRRYGTRTAPVVLIDEPYPGAGLAAAGRILFRYRSELAPFALAATAGLVALFLHTRHPGWWPGLIVATVLGTAAVAWLGRRWLPRLIERAYAAGVVFATGTWVVLATVYGPGAGPLPKVLGLGTIVAGVPWWWHRRRRARVQVERTLEAWPEVGEQVGLAGSRVMSALVDAWGWRARIALRKGQTVADALNRLPALESGLGTRPGALRIEADPHRADHVLLRVLNRDPHAEPLPWPGGTARSINEPAELGIYEDAGPVRVSLLRRHGLIGGVAGSGKSGVLNVVLAILTGCRDVVLWGIDLKGGMELQPWGRCLDRLATTPGDAAELLADAVRVLDARAADLARRGARVWEPSHDRPALVIVVDEYAELDDEALRYADSLARRGRAPAVTLLAATQRPTQDAMGNGAVRSQMDVRICLRVCERRDVDLVLGQGMLAAGWNAHTLDAAGAIPRRAPAIRLPARRRRTTPQSRQGRRR, from the coding sequence ATGAGGCGCCGCGACTACCGCCGCGCTCGTCGGCAACTCCGCCGCCGGTACGGCACTCGGACCGCGCCGGTCGTACTTATCGACGAGCCGTATCCAGGCGCCGGACTCGCCGCCGCCGGACGGATCCTCTTTCGGTACCGATCCGAACTCGCACCCTTCGCACTCGCCGCTACGGCCGGACTCGTCGCGCTCTTCCTGCATACGAGGCACCCGGGTTGGTGGCCCGGCCTTATTGTCGCCACGGTCCTCGGTACGGCAGCCGTCGCCTGGCTCGGTCGGCGTTGGCTGCCGCGACTGATCGAACGCGCCTACGCGGCCGGCGTCGTATTCGCCACCGGTACCTGGGTGGTACTCGCGACCGTCTACGGACCGGGCGCCGGACCGCTGCCCAAGGTTCTCGGACTCGGCACGATCGTGGCCGGGGTTCCGTGGTGGTGGCACCGACGGCGCCGCGCTCGGGTCCAGGTCGAGCGGACTCTGGAGGCATGGCCAGAGGTCGGCGAACAGGTCGGGCTCGCCGGTTCACGGGTGATGTCAGCGCTTGTCGATGCGTGGGGGTGGCGAGCCCGCATCGCGCTTCGCAAGGGGCAGACCGTTGCTGATGCGCTCAACCGCCTACCAGCGCTCGAATCCGGGCTCGGCACTCGGCCGGGTGCGCTCCGGATCGAGGCCGACCCACACCGCGCCGATCACGTGCTGCTGCGCGTTCTCAACCGCGATCCGCATGCCGAGCCGCTGCCCTGGCCCGGGGGCACGGCGCGCAGCATCAATGAGCCCGCCGAACTCGGCATCTACGAGGACGCCGGCCCGGTGCGCGTCTCGCTGCTGCGTCGGCATGGCCTCATCGGTGGTGTGGCCGGCTCCGGCAAGAGCGGAGTACTAAACGTCGTCCTCGCGATCCTCACGGGCTGTCGGGACGTCGTGCTCTGGGGCATCGACCTCAAGGGCGGCATGGAACTACAGCCGTGGGGACGCTGCCTCGACCGGCTCGCTACCACGCCAGGCGACGCCGCCGAGCTGCTCGCCGATGCCGTCCGCGTCCTCGACGCACGCGCCGCTGATCTCGCCCGGCGCGGCGCACGTGTCTGGGAACCCTCGCACGACCGGCCGGCGCTGGTGATCGTCGTCGATGAGTACGCCGAACTTGACGACGAAGCACTCCGCTACGCCGACTCGCTCGCCAGGCGAGGACGTGCGCCTGCGGTGACGCTGCTCGCCGCGACGCAGAGGCCGACACAGGACGCGATGGGTAACGGCGCTGTCCGCTCGCAGATGGACGTTCGTATCTGCCTCCGCGTCTGTGAGCGCCGAGACGTTGATCTGGTCCTCGGACAAGGCATGCTCGCCGCTGGATGGAACGCACACACCCTCGACGCGGCCGGGGCGATACCTCGGCGGGCGCCCGCCATACGGCTACCGGCTCGGCGACGCCGGACCACACCCCAATCCCGCCAAGGCCGGCGACGGTAA
- a CDS encoding recombinase family protein translates to MLEIDPLAAPVVQRIYAEFLDGSGFYAIAQGLTRDGIPCPSAHDRARNSHRSGIAWSKSAVRVILLNPRYTGREVWNKQRKDEVLIDVEDVALGHETKMRWNDQGAWVHSAKPTHPAIISPETFERVQMLVAAGAKRPGVRKTRTTHRTYLFAGMIRCGLCGRVMQGNFNHDRPHYRCRYPGDYAAANHVEHPKALYLREDALAGPVDEWLAQAFAPARLTETLTAISESQRSDADDAALAAARETIQSCGQRLQRYRAALEAGTDAVLIQQWTAEVQAERVQAEAKIRELSGRQRMTTEEIDSLVSALGGIRAVLLNADPIDRMRVYRSLNLEMTYHPGRKSVTAEARPESRVHDCVRGGT, encoded by the coding sequence GTGCTGGAGATCGACCCACTCGCCGCACCCGTCGTCCAGCGGATCTACGCCGAGTTCCTCGACGGCAGCGGCTTCTACGCCATCGCGCAGGGACTCACGCGGGACGGCATCCCGTGCCCATCTGCCCACGACCGAGCGCGCAACAGCCACCGGAGCGGCATCGCCTGGAGCAAGTCCGCGGTCCGCGTGATCCTCCTGAACCCTCGGTATACCGGTCGCGAGGTCTGGAACAAGCAACGTAAAGACGAGGTACTGATCGACGTCGAGGACGTCGCTCTCGGCCACGAGACCAAGATGCGCTGGAACGACCAAGGCGCCTGGGTCCACTCCGCCAAGCCGACACACCCGGCGATCATCAGCCCGGAGACATTCGAGCGCGTGCAGATGCTCGTCGCCGCCGGCGCGAAGCGACCCGGAGTCAGGAAGACCCGCACGACGCACCGGACCTACCTCTTTGCGGGCATGATCCGGTGCGGCCTCTGCGGGCGCGTCATGCAGGGCAACTTCAACCACGACCGCCCGCACTATCGGTGCCGCTATCCCGGCGACTACGCCGCAGCGAACCACGTCGAGCACCCGAAGGCGCTCTACCTCCGAGAGGACGCCCTCGCCGGCCCGGTCGACGAGTGGCTCGCCCAAGCGTTCGCACCCGCACGCCTGACCGAGACACTTACCGCGATTAGCGAGTCTCAGCGCAGTGACGCGGACGATGCGGCGCTCGCTGCTGCCAGGGAAACGATCCAGTCGTGCGGACAGCGACTCCAGCGCTACCGCGCCGCGCTCGAAGCAGGCACCGACGCCGTTCTCATCCAGCAGTGGACGGCCGAAGTCCAGGCCGAACGTGTCCAGGCCGAGGCGAAGATCCGCGAGTTGAGCGGCCGTCAGCGGATGACCACCGAGGAAATAGATTCGCTGGTCAGCGCCTTAGGTGGCATCCGGGCCGTGCTGCTCAACGCAGACCCCATCGACCGCATGCGCGTCTACCGGAGTCTGAACCTGGAGATGACGTACCACCCTGGCCGGAAGAGCGTCACGGCCGAAGCACGGCCCGAAAGCCGTGTGCATGATTGTGTCCGAGGGGGGACTTGA
- a CDS encoding SAM-dependent methyltransferase, with protein MSVDLNSEVPHSARVYDYLLGGKDNFAADRSAAARILEASPGLPISMRANRTYMARAARFLAQQGVRQFLDIGAGLPTSPNLHNVVQQVDPTARVVYIDNDPIVSVHARALLTSTSEGRTAYLDGDVRNPEGLLASPEVLDTLDLSKPVGLCLIAILQFVTDEAEAHRIVDTLLTALAPGSALAISTVTAHNPQAVAAAARYTSGGIPAKPRTDDEVRALFRGLDLVEPGVVLVNRWRPDDEAAAAAEDVNVQMSGGVAFKP; from the coding sequence GTGTCAGTTGATCTCAACTCCGAGGTTCCGCATTCCGCGCGGGTCTATGACTACCTGCTCGGAGGCAAAGACAACTTCGCCGCCGACCGCAGCGCCGCCGCGCGGATCCTGGAGGCATCACCCGGGCTGCCCATCTCGATGCGCGCCAACCGCACGTACATGGCCCGCGCCGCGCGTTTCCTCGCACAGCAGGGCGTCCGGCAGTTCCTCGACATCGGCGCCGGTCTACCCACGTCGCCGAACCTGCACAACGTCGTCCAGCAGGTCGATCCGACCGCACGTGTGGTCTACATCGACAACGACCCGATCGTCTCGGTCCACGCCCGTGCGCTGCTCACCTCGACCTCGGAAGGCCGAACCGCCTACCTCGACGGCGACGTGCGGAACCCGGAAGGACTCCTCGCGTCGCCCGAGGTGCTCGACACCCTCGACCTGAGCAAACCCGTCGGGCTCTGCCTCATCGCGATCCTGCAGTTCGTCACCGATGAGGCCGAGGCCCACCGGATCGTCGACACGCTCCTAACCGCCCTCGCACCGGGCAGCGCACTGGCGATCTCGACGGTGACCGCGCACAACCCCCAAGCAGTCGCCGCCGCCGCGCGGTACACGTCAGGGGGAATTCCCGCCAAACCTCGTACCGACGACGAAGTGCGGGCCCTGTTCCGGGGCCTGGACCTCGTCGAGCCCGGCGTGGTCCTGGTCAACCGCTGGCGGCCTGACGACGAAGCAGCCGCCGCGGCCGAGGACGTGAACGTGCAGATGAGCGGCGGTGTAGCGTTCAAGCCCTGA
- a CDS encoding NUDIX hydrolase: MGARIDYYDDPDAPAANSVVPSANVVVTNDAGEILMILRTDNGNWAVPGGGMDPGESLPACGVRETKEETGVDCEITGLVGIYTDPKHLIHYTSNDEVRQEFSVVFTARYVGGDPTTSSESREVHWVKPSDVDGLTMDRSMRLRVGHYLEQRPTPYLG; this comes from the coding sequence GTGGGCGCACGGATTGACTACTACGACGACCCGGACGCGCCGGCTGCGAACAGCGTGGTGCCCTCGGCGAACGTCGTGGTCACCAACGACGCGGGCGAGATCCTCATGATCCTCCGCACGGATAACGGCAACTGGGCCGTGCCCGGCGGGGGAATGGACCCGGGCGAATCGCTCCCCGCGTGCGGTGTCCGCGAGACGAAGGAAGAGACCGGCGTCGACTGCGAGATCACGGGGCTCGTCGGCATCTACACCGACCCGAAGCACCTCATCCACTACACGAGCAACGACGAGGTCAGGCAGGAGTTCTCCGTCGTATTCACCGCCCGCTACGTCGGCGGCGACCCCACGACGAGCAGCGAGTCGCGCGAGGTTCACTGGGTCAAGCCGAGCGATGTCGACGGCCTGACGATGGATCGGTCGATGAGGCTGCGCGTCGGCCACTACCTAGAACAACGCCCGACGCCGTACCTCGGCTAG
- a CDS encoding transcriptional regulator — translation MRLGILVILAEIPECAFATMRDELHLSDGNLNRHVQVLVDAGLVDVTKGYEGKRPRTWLKLTPNGRRALKAELRTLEELTNRLRSVGLEP, via the coding sequence GTGCGCCTGGGGATCCTGGTCATCCTCGCCGAGATCCCCGAATGCGCCTTCGCGACCATGCGCGACGAGCTGCACCTCAGCGACGGGAACCTGAACCGTCACGTACAGGTCCTGGTGGATGCCGGGCTGGTCGACGTCACCAAGGGCTACGAGGGAAAGCGTCCGCGGACGTGGCTGAAGCTCACGCCGAACGGTCGCCGCGCGCTGAAGGCGGAGCTGAGGACGCTGGAGGAGCTCACGAACCGGTTGAGGTCCGTCGGCCTGGAGCCGTGA